The sequence CTAACACCCGAGAGCGTCGAACTTGGAATCCTGATTTCATGGCGGAACACGTCCTCTCCACCGGCATCCAAAACGGCCCTGAACTGATCAGGATTTGATTGCCATTGCCGAAGGTGCGCCTCAATGCGCAAGACGCGATCCTTGCCCTCGCCGGCAACGCGGACATCCACCAAGTTATACCCAGGCAGCCAGCCCGGCTCTTGGCGGTCCGGATTTACTGCGCCAGCGCTGAACCGGATGTACTGCGGATCTCGTTGTATGCGTTGACGATGCTTGTGGCCAAACATGTGGATTGAGGCACGACCACAAATGGCATCATTCGCGTCATCTTGGTCCATCAACCAGTCGGGCGGATGATGGCACAGCACAAGATTGACGACGTCGTCTACGGGATCGAGCACAGTTTGCAGCGGACTAAGGTAAAGGCTTTCTCTAGTGTCGTTGCCGTCCGTGCCTGACAGCAGGCTCGACGTAAGCCCATGAACTCGCAACGTCACGCCGTGATCGAGTTCCAGGTCCTGCTTCCAGTACAAGCGCTCGGGAAAATAAACTTGGCAGTTCAGATCTTTCGCAAACTCGTTGTAGGCGCCGATCGGGGCCAACAGCGCGCGACCCGTGTCAGAGTCCATGATCTGAGCGCGCAGTTCCCGATCTCGTCTCTCAGCACCTGCTTGGGAAATTGCAGCGCGGACATTGCGAGTTGCTGGCCGCTGAGCGATTGCCCGATCGACATCGTGGTTGCCAGGCACTACAAACACCCTTTCGATGGGGCACCCAGCAACAGCAGC comes from Lysobacter sp. KIS68-7 and encodes:
- a CDS encoding metallophosphoesterase yields the protein MVGHPERSGGTGGAAILVIQKDLDQFMLLLHVSDIHFRSPDCLDSNLDPERPYRTRLLQDVRARVAELGPVGAILVGGDIAFKGAADEYQVAMTWLRELAAVAGCPIERVFVVPGNHDVDRAIAQRPATRNVRAAISQAGAERRDRELRAQIMDSDTGRALLAPIGAYNEFAKDLNCQVYFPERLYWKQDLELDHGVTLRVHGLTSSLLSGTDGNDTRESLYLSPLQTVLDPVDDVVNLVLCHHPPDWLMDQDDANDAICGRASIHMFGHKHRQRIQRDPQYIRFSAGAVNPDRQEPGWLPGYNLVDVRVAGEGKDRVLRIEAHLRQWQSNPDQFRAVLDAGGEDVFRHEIRIPSSTLSGVSVVDDAGIGGSESLYQPADSADADSEAAMGDPITRNLVFRFWKLQSSQRREIALGLDLITEDEMRVPEPERYGRALIRASERGKLDELARQVAQKESQ